The genomic window TTATTATTCATCATTCTTGGCTCGTTACAAGTATTAAACTCTACAAAGCTTTTACATCCACTTCTTGATACATAGAAATTACAAGTACAAACTTAAGACTCTACAAGTCTGTTCCTTCTGACAAAGCTCTCAGTCCCCATCCTAGGACCTCCTCCTCGGGAGTCTCCCGACACACTCCCCGtctgtccgcttccttctgcCGGGGCAGAGCGCACTCTCTTCCCACCCTTTCTCGTGATTCGTCGTTTTCATTTACACACTCGTTTCATGTTCAGTCCAAGGATTCAGTCATTGTTGAACCTTGTGATGCGTAGTTTCCTCTGCAGGAAACAGTCTGTTTGAACCACCACACATAGCTAACATTTGGTTAGCCAACTGACGTAGAAGGCTTGTAAACCTTCGACAGGCATACTCATCGTTCGATACACAAGACATGAAACACTCTATTGAAACATTACTCATTATTCACCTTATacttataatacaatttaataccagaattatagttatagtatttttatatttctaatactaacccaaaataactaaaataactaTGTACTTACGACACCTCCCTTGCGGgggaaaaagaaacaattaaagaaAATACAATTGTTTCTTTACACCTCTCTTAGTTTGAAATGGGACTTAGCCATCAACGACTAGTCTGAGTTCTCCGTAAACTGTTTCCTCTCAATTCGATCCTTTCCTCTAGCTGTCTTTCGTTAACGGAATGGACCAGCTCATTGCTTTCCCTAGGTCTGTATGTGTTTACAATTGTTGGTTTAAAACATATGGTTTTACAATTACAGCAATCACCGTCCTTACACCTCTTGTAGCAATTACCGACAATAGTTTTACAACATCCACATTTTATAcaacaatatatacataaaatacaactTAATGATATGATAATGATATAGGACATTACAGATACTCGTGAAATCAcgtttgtgtgttttattttccattcctCTTCATTTATCATATGTTCTACTTCCTCTATTTTGTGACCGGCAATCTTCAAATCGTCTAACCGAGTTATTGTAGGTTTCAAATgtaactttgtttttaatttctcaaGTGTTACTTTATAGTTTGTTTCATCACAACAATCTATGTCAAGATTTATTTTGGGAATAACATCTTTTGTGCTAGTGTTAGTAGTTAACTCCAGTTGGGAGGATATAAAGATGTTGGTACCGTAACCTTTACATGcacttataaacttaagtttgccAGTGTCTTCCACTGTTGCGTCAAAAGGTCCAGTTTGATCGCAAACTatagtaattttttctttatctgGCGCAATATATATCCATTCATTGTGCTCTAGCTGAATCCAAAGGGTCTGCTTTAGCTCTACTATTTTCTTAACACAATTGCTAGGTATAGGACCTGTAGTATACAATAATTTGGCTGCACAATCTTCCCGTGCATAAGTATTGATCAATGGAAAGGTTTGTCTACACACTCTAAGAGTTTTAGTTATTACTTTACACTTATTCAATTCATACTTGCTTATTTTTGCGTAGTACTGTTTTGAGTGTTCCATCATAATATAATCCGTTTCCGGATCtatgaaaacatatttgtttgtGGCAGTTTTCATTTTTACAGGCAATGGAATGATTCtatatatatcaaaaattaaattatcagtTACTGGTAGTCTAAttacataacataaaatgttcCTTTTGCTAAACACTTCCAGCTCCATCAGGTTAAGAAGAGAACTATCTTTGATTGTTCCTTCtggtaatggtaaattaaattcTCGAGAATGAGTAGATTGAAATGCATTGAAATATTCAACGATTTTTTGTGGTGTTATAATATGGGGGTTTAAAATccctttaaatgcatttattatgGAATTCAAAATAGATTCACATTGAAATGAAAGGGTTTCAATTTCTTGATTTAATAGAGTCAAATGCTCGTTTACTCGTATTCGTAGGTTATGATGAGATAAAGCGTCGGTTACATTCGAGTTTATGCGGTTTATCTCATCTGTAAGTTTTACTAGTTGGTCAGCTAACATTTGCTGATTCCCATTTAAGTCTTTAACAGTTCGGTTCATGGTTTGCAAGGtcgattttacaataaaaatttgttcCTTACTCAGCTTAAGAAAGTCTAATTGTTCGCTCTCAAGtttcgtaattttattattataaaattctgcATCTTC from Bacillus rossius redtenbacheri isolate Brsri chromosome 1, Brsri_v3, whole genome shotgun sequence includes these protein-coding regions:
- the LOC134527609 gene encoding uncharacterized protein LOC134527609; translated protein: MGTLTKFIIISQLIFTLLLNPEHVSGVSSRLDIQITKIEETSGLYYEHNGNGRLYNTEWRLISYLNLSQPENNYNTLRRYVSVVNELCNKEIPVYKGKTLCSNTITKLSNRLDAIARTIEIIGGITKDHVSPRVKRSLFPFNLIGQLSKVIFGTLDEEDAEFYNNKITKLESEQLDFLKLSKEQIFIVKSTLQTMNRTVKDLNGNQQMLADQLVKLTDEINRINSNVTDALSHHNLRIRVNEHLTLLNQEIETLSFQCESILNSIINAFKGILNPHIITPQKIVEYFNAFQSTHSREFNLPLPEGTIKDSSLLNLMELEVFSKRNILCYVIRLPVTDNLIFDIYRIIPLPVKMKTATNKYVFIDPETDYIMMEHSKQYYAKISKYELNKCKVITKTLRVCRQTFPLINTYAREDCAAKLLYTTGPIPSNCVKKIVELKQTLWIQLEHNEWIYIAPDKEKITIVCDQTGPFDATVEDTGKLKFISACKGYGTNIFISSQLELTTNTSTKDVIPKINLDIDCCDETNYKVTLEKLKTKLHLKPTITRLDDLKIAGHKIEEVEHMINEEEWKIKHTNVISRVSVMSYIIIISLSCILCIYCCIKCGCCKTIVGNCYKRCKDGDCCNCKTICFKPTIVNTYRPRESNELVHSVNERQLEERIELRGNSLRRTQTSR